GTGGGGCATCCGGGCGAGAGCGGAAGCGTTTTTGAAAAAGCGTTTAAAAATTTAGAAAACTTGCCTTTAACGCACATCCACCCTTTTATTTACAGCAAACGAAAAGACACCCCCTCTAGTTTGATGCATGATAGCGTGAGTTTGGAAGATTCTAAAAAGCGTTTGAATGCGATTAAAGATTTGATTTTTCATAAAAATAAAGCGTTCAGGAAATTGCAGCTCAAGCTCAACACGCCCCTAAAAGCCCTAGTGGAAGCGCAAAAAGATGGCGAATTTAAAGCCTTAGATCAATTCTTTAACCTCATTAAAATCAAAAGCGATAAGCCTTTAAGGGCTAGTTTTTTAGAAATCAAAGAGTATGAAATTAAGGAGAGGGAAAATCATGCCGTTTTCTAAATTTTTAGAAAACCTCACCGCTCCCTTTAAACGCATTAAAAACCGCTCGCTTGTTTTGGCATTAGGGTTTTTGATCCTTACTTTTTGCTTGCTTCTTTTTTTAGTTTTGAGCGATGTTTCTAGGCTCATATCGGGTAAGGACTTTTTTTATGTGATCCAATCCCACCCTAAGCAAACTTTAATTGAAGATGAAAATTATTTTTATGCTAACAAGGGTCTTTATAAAACCAACAAAGAAGCCTTTTTAAGAGCCTATAAAATCCCAGAAAGCATGCCCATAGAAAGACGAGAAAATTTAAGCAAGGGTTCTAAAATGAATTTAGCGTTGCTTTTTTTCATTTCTAGCATGCTTTTTGGGATCTTTTGGCGTTTGCCCAAACGATTGGATACTAAAATGAGTTTAGAGAGCGCTCACAAAAACGAATTAGAAAATGCATTCCAACGATACGACGCGCTAGGGGTGCGTTTTGAAGATATTGCAGGGGTGGATGAAGTCAAAGAAGAATTACTAGAAGTGATAGATTATTTAAAAAACCCTAAAAAATACCAGGATTTAGGGATTTTTCTCCCTAAGGGCGTGCTTTTAATCGGGCCTCCTGGAGTGGGGAAAACCATGATCGCTAAAGCCTTAGCGAGTGAAGCCAGAGTGCCGTTTTTTTACGAAAGCGGGAGCGCGTTTTCTCAAATTTATGTGGGGGCTGGGGCTAAAAAAGTGCATGAACTTTTCATGCATGCTAAAAGGCATGCCCCTTCTATTATTTTTATTGATGAAATTGACGCTTTGGGTAAGGCTAGGGGAGGGCATAGGAGCGATGAAAGAGAGGCCACGCTCAACCAGCTTTTAACCGAAATGGATGGGTTTTTGCAAAACGATGAGGTGGTGGTGATAGGAGCGACTAACCAAATGGAAGTGATGGATGAAGCACTATTAAGGAGCAAACGATTTGATCGGCGCATTTTCATTTCTTTACCGGATTTACTAGAAAGGCAGAGCATTTTAGAAAAGCTGTTAGAAAACAAAAAGCACGCGCTCAATTATCTTAAGATCGCTAAAATTTGCGTGGGTTTTAGCGGGGCGATGTTAGCGACTTTAATCAATGAAAGCGCTTTAAACGCCCTCAAACACCAACGAAACGAAATCACTGAGAGCGACATTTTAGAAGTGAAAGACAAGATCGCTTACGGCAAGAAAAAGCCCCAAACTTTAGACGAAAACCAAAAGGAATTAGTCGCTTTGTATCAAAGCGCGAAAGCCTTGAGTGCGTATTGGCTAGAAATTGAATTTGATAAAGCGCCAATATTAGGGGAATTTATCGCTTTTAATGAAAATAAAATCCACAGCGAGAGCGAGATTAAAAATTACATTAAAGTGTATTTGAGCGGGACGATTATTTTAGAGTTGCTCTATAAGGAGCGTTATAGTCTGTCTAAACAAGACTTGCAAAAAGCGAAATTTTTGAATGAATTTATGGCCAGTGAGCTTCTTTTAGCCCCTACAAAAGAGTCTTTAAGCGTTCTTTATGAAGAGCAACTGGAGTTTTTAAAGCCGCAAATTGCAGCTTGCAAGCGATTAAGCGCTCTATTATTGGAGCAAGAATATTTAGAACATTCCAATTTGTATGATTTATTGAACGGGTGAAAATGCGTTTTTTTAGTGGTTTTGGGTTCGTTAATGAAAGCGTTTTGTTTGAAGAGTGGCTTTTAAAAGGGGCTTATGATATCTCAGGCTTTTCTATGGGGGCGATTAAAGCGATAGAATACGCTTATAATGAAATCTCACAACAGCGGCGCATCCATTCTTTGTTATTGTTTTCGCCTTGCATGTTAGCGCATAAGAGTTTGGCGTTCAAACGCTTGCAACTTTCTTCGTTTCAAAAAGACCCGCAAAGCTACATGGATAACTTTTATCACGAAGTGGGCTTGAGCGCTCAATTGGAGCGTTTTAAAAAAGAGGGTTCTTTAGAAGAATTAGAATTTTTATTGAATTACAAGTATAGTGATTCTATAATTAGACTTTTATTAGAAAAAGGCGTGAAGATTGAAGTGTTTATCGGGTTAAAAGATAGGATCACTGACATTCAAGCCCTTTTAGAGTTTTTTACGCCATTAGTTCAAGTGTGGCAGTTTAAGGATTGTAACCATTTGTTGCAAAAA
The Helicobacter pylori genome window above contains:
- a CDS encoding AAA family ATPase, with translation MPFSKFLENLTAPFKRIKNRSLVLALGFLILTFCLLLFLVLSDVSRLISGKDFFYVIQSHPKQTLIEDENYFYANKGLYKTNKEAFLRAYKIPESMPIERRENLSKGSKMNLALLFFISSMLFGIFWRLPKRLDTKMSLESAHKNELENAFQRYDALGVRFEDIAGVDEVKEELLEVIDYLKNPKKYQDLGIFLPKGVLLIGPPGVGKTMIAKALASEARVPFFYESGSAFSQIYVGAGAKKVHELFMHAKRHAPSIIFIDEIDALGKARGGHRSDEREATLNQLLTEMDGFLQNDEVVVIGATNQMEVMDEALLRSKRFDRRIFISLPDLLERQSILEKLLENKKHALNYLKIAKICVGFSGAMLATLINESALNALKHQRNEITESDILEVKDKIAYGKKKPQTLDENQKELVALYQSAKALSAYWLEIEFDKAPILGEFIAFNENKIHSESEIKNYIKVYLSGTIILELLYKERYSLSKQDLQKAKFLNEFMASELLLAPTKESLSVLYEEQLEFLKPQIAACKRLSALLLEQEYLEHSNLYDLLNG
- the bioV gene encoding pimelyl-ACP methyl ester esterase BioV, which gives rise to MRFFSGFGFVNESVLFEEWLLKGAYDISGFSMGAIKAIEYAYNEISQQRRIHSLLLFSPCMLAHKSLAFKRLQLSSFQKDPQSYMDNFYHEVGLSAQLERFKKEGSLEELEFLLNYKYSDSIIRLLLEKGVKIEVFIGLKDRITDIQALLEFFTPLVQVWQFKDCNHLLQKS